In Spirochaetota bacterium, the sequence GAGGGCAATCAGTCAATACTACCGATTCTGCTGTCCGTATTACCCATATACCAACAGGTATTGTAGTAACATGCCAAGATGAAAAATCACAGCATAAAAACCGTGCAAAAGCTCTCCGTGTTTTACGCGCACGTCTTTTTGAAAAAATGGAACGTGAACGTATGGAAAAGGAAACAGCACTTCGCCGTTCGCAGATAGGCACGGGCGATAGAAGTGAGCGCATCAGGACATATAACTTCCCTCAATCACGGGTGACAGACCATAGAATTAATCTTACTATCTATGATCTGGAATCTGTTCTTGACGGGGAACTTGACAAAATTATTATCCCATTGCGGGAAAACGAAATGGAACAGTTACTTAAAGCTTCCAATGTCTGATACTATTATCAATAATACCATTATTCATGCTATTGGCAATGCCACAAAACTTCTTGAAGATATTTCAGCAACACCACGGCTTGATGCTGAAATTCTTATGGCGCATGCATTAGGTATTGAGCGCCATAAGCTTTTTCTATTCTACAAAACTATACCAAAAAAATCGGTAATTACAAAATTTCAGCGCTTGCTTTCTCGCCGATTAAAAAGTGAACCAATTGCATATATTGTAGGTTACAAAGAATTCTATTCACTACCTTTTAAAGTCAACCGCCATGTTCTAATACCACGTCCTGAAACAGAACTTGTAGTAGATTGTGCAATCTACTACGCACCACAACATGCACACATATTAGATATTGGGACAGGAAGTGGTGCCATAGCTATCGCCATAAAATATAACAGGCCAGATTGCTTAGTATGGGCAACAGATATATCAGCGAATGCATTATCTATCGCCAAAAAAAATGCCACAACTATTTTAGGTAAAAATAAAATAACCTTTTTGCAGAGTAATCTTTTTGATTCATTACCTCCAATGACATTTGAAATTATTGTAAGTAATCCACCCTATATAAATCACGAAACATATACACTGCTGCAAAAAGATATACACTATGAACCACAGGAAGCTCTTGTGGCACCCGATAATGGATTTGGAATTATCAGATTAATATTAGAAAATGCAGGTAATTATCTTTCTGATAACGGTTGCGTAATTTTAGAAATCGGTGAGAATTTAGTAACCCAAATACATGAATGTGCCCTACGTTTCAATTACTCTCTATCAATTCTTAACGATTATGCGGGATTACCCCGCATTGCAATTGTAAAAAAAATATCAACATCTGCGAAATTATGATAAATTTACAATAATTTTAATCGATATTACTAATAACTAAGCAATGCGATAGATACGCTGCCGTTGATGTTGAATTTACATGGTTTGTACGAGCATTCCAGCAAAAAGGGGAAGCACACTGCATGATTAACACCAGAGAGGAATTGTTGCATGAGAGCAGTTTACCAGATTTTGTGGAATCATATAGGATTAGCGTTATAAGTAAACGTGATAAATTCTACGGCTTTTCAAATATAACGTGGATTCCCCAAATACATGAAATTGGAATATACTCTTTTTTCAATTATTCAGACTTTGCTACAACCAGCAATCAGATAATTAAAGATAGTGCACCAAAGAAATCATTTGGAACTCAACGTTGCAAATATACTATCATCCAGCCATTAAAGGAAAGCAAGCTTTTGTATAAAGATTCTAACCTTATGGCACATATATCTTTATTTGACTTCTTTCCTTATTATGAATCAATACATAGCAGAGAGCTTTCAAAAGAAAGTTTTGAACATATGACATCAAGCTATTTTACCCGCTGCAAGGCAAAGGTTTCACTTGAGTTTACTACAAAATCCAGGACTACAAAAAAAACTTTTGATTGTATTGGCTTTAAAGAACATACATGGGGTCTATACCCGTACAACTTCATTACCTGTGACAGCAGAGTTGTTGTGCATTTCCGCGATCAAACCATTGCATTCAGATATATTGAATATAATGGTATGAGCTATTCATACGGCTGTATTTCCCGAAAAAACGGTAATCTGGCGTTAGTACTCATAGAACTGGAATTTTTATCCATTAAAAATTCATTGCTTGAATCATCAGAATTCACCTATAAAGATGCCCAGGACGACATTGATTTAATTGTATCAAAACCCATTAAAATACAAACCATTGATGTGCCAAAAAAAGTTAAAAAATCTCATATCCATGTAATAAGTTTTTCAGACTTTACAGTAATAGGTACCAACAAAAAAGGATATGGAATTGAAGAACATTATATTTCATTTGATCGCTTAAAAAATACTATGTAATATTCCATTATGGTAATCACATCAGAACAACTCAAACGCCTGGGACTTTTTATAATTCTTTTAATAATTTTATTATTGTATAATGTATATTCTAAATTACATTTTAACTGGTATGGTATTGATATTATTGTCAGATCGTATTCTTTTCTCTTTTCATTTTTATGTATTTTTAATTACACACAATTAGATTTTAAAAGTTACAAGCTACTATATGCTAATCGTTTTCCTAAGTATGCACATATCATTATTTTTTTTGAATCCAGAATTATTCCTTTTTTAATAATATATATTATTGCAGCCCTTCATACATTAATAGACAATATAAATAACAGCAATTGGCCCTATACCGCCTACGTTGGGATACTAGATGGGAGATACACAAATATCATTTTTTATTCATTAATCCTTTTTGCTGTACTTCGTTACAAAGTAAAACCTTTAATTGCAATACCATTGTTTATTGGCGGTTCTATAGCATTTTATATAGTAGACAAGCTTATCTATACTAATCTTATAGCAGGGACAGGTATTGTCATTACAAAACTTATAAAACTTTCTATACTGTCAGGGGTATTAGTATTTGAATTCTTTCAATTAAATATTTTTCAAATAATTGTAATCAGCCTGCTTACCAGTAGCATTATCTTTTCAGGAACTATCGGAACATATTTATTTTTGTATTCTTTTACAAAGCAAGAATCTATTAAAAAGGAAATTCTTTTTAAACTGCTTCGCTATGGAATTCCATTGAATATTAATTATCTAAAACAGTATGTGTTGGAAACACGTAATTACAAAGACTATCAACTATTTATGGTATATTCCACTGAATTAAATATCCCAGTTCATTTTACTGACAAGCAGTGGGAGACGCTTCTCTTTTCTGAAAATATTGAAATGGCTGATGAGGTAGCATCAGTGTTATTAACAAAAAGTATCACTGTATCCTTTGATTCCATCATCGATTATGCATCAAATATGTCATCCAACCAAAATGAAAAATTACAATCTGCTGCTTATTTAGCACGACTGGCTGCCCGTTTTGCTGATGGTAATGAAAAAAAAATAATTAATAGATTTGAACAGGGCAATCTATCATTGCAAATCTGGCTCATGAGTGTAATGGGCTATCACAAAAAAATTATATATCTACCTGTTTTGCTCCCCTACTGTGCCAACAGAAACACAACACTGGCAACTACAGCTTACAGCACTCTGGTACAAATAACCGGCAAAAATCCATCTGTTGAATTAAATTTGCCTACCAATGACCCTCGAGTACTTAACGCGTTTAAAGATTTTTATTTTCATACCGGCAATATAAAATAACCGGGCAACTGCTGCATTTAGGATTGCGAGCAGAACACACTGTTCTCCCATGATATATAAACAGCAAATGCACTTCAATCCAATTTGATCGTGGAATGCTTTCCATTAATTTTTTTTCAATTTCTACAGGCTTTCTTGTTTCTGCATAGCCCATTCTGCTGGCAACACGTGCCACATGGGTATCAACAGGAATTGCCGGAATACCAAAACCAAACGCCAATATAACATTGGCTGATTTCCTTCCTACCCCCGGCAATTTCATCAAATCTTCACGCGTACCAGGAACAACACCATTAAATGTATCAATGATGGTCCTTGCCAGTGTAATAATATGTCTTGCTTTGTTGTGATAAAATCCTGTAGGCTTAATAATTTTTTCAACATCATGTATATCTGCCTGTGCAAGCGAAGCAAAATCAGGATATATGGTAAAAAGTGAAGGTGTAACCATATTAACCTGATTATCTGTAGTCTGTGCAGACAACACTACTGCAACACACAACTGGTATAAATTATTATACCGCAATGGAGGTACAATCTGATAATGCTTCTTTAATATATTAATTATTTTTTTTGATGTTGCTCTGTCAATCATTGGCTATCGATGCTAATAGTGCTTGTGCTTCTTTTTGTCGCGTTTTCAGGGCATTATTGTCTGCTATATCATTATCATTATAATACCATCCACAGATCAATGGTTCAGTGTATTTCATGGTAATGATTGCTCCTAAATCATGTTTTGCATTTAATGTATCATTTTGGCGTAAAAAAAGTTTTGCTCTGAAATAATATGCCTCAAAATGTTTTGGATTTTTTTCGATAGCTAGCGTTAAATAATCTAATGCTTTTTTAGCATCATTCATAAAAAAATGCGCCAATCCTGCTCCAAAAAGAATATCATAATCAACGTAGTTTTTCTGTATCAGCCTTGTAAAATCTAATGCTGCCCATTCATATCTTCTCTTATTTATATTTTCCCATGCATTGACAATGGTTTGATTGATATATGGATCATCAAATCGCCACAAATTTTTATGGCTGATATGCTTTGCTGAAGTACACTGCAAAAACAATAGAGTCATGATGCACAGTAAATACACTATATATTTTTTCATACCTGTTATTCCCTCACAATTTTTTCTAATACATTCTTTATCTTTTTCAAGGCTTGAGCACGATGGCTGATTGAATTTTTCACCTCCAGAGGTAGCTGTGCCATAGTTTTCCCAAACTCCGGTAAATAAAAAACAGGATCATATCCAAAACCCTGATCACCTAAAGGTTCTTTTGTAATAAAACCTTCACACACCCCTTGTTCAATATATTCCCTGCCATCAGGAAAAACTAGTGCCATTACACACACAAAGCGCGCTGTACGCTTATGGTCTGGAACTGTATTCATTTTTTGTAACAGCAGCATATACCTTTCTTCATCTGTTTTCAGGTTGCCATAACGTGCAGAATACACTCCCGGTTCACCATTTAACGCATCCACGATCAGCCCCGAATCATCTGCAAGTGCAGGTAAACCGGTCACCTTACATACATATCTTGCTTTTATTAACGCATTCTCCTCAAACGTTGAGCCTGTTTCTTCTATATCTCCTATGGTAAAATAGTTTTCAAGCGAGGCGAACGTTATTGATGGCAGTCCATACGCCATTATTTCTTTCATTTTTCCCTTATTGCGTGTAGCAACTACAATTTCCATATAAAGTTTCTGCTCCCGGATAATATATTTGCTTACTTATATTAACTATAATTAAATTAATAATAGATACTGTGCTGCTATCATATCTTGTTAACGTCTGTCAAAAGAGGTTCAATATTCTTAAATGCATCAAAAAATAAGTCAATCCAAAATAATAGCATCCAGTATTTTTTATTTATTTTCATTGAAAATTTTCTTATCGTACCATTATAATACCTTGCCATGGAAGATCAGAAGCAGATAAATATTTTAAGAATAGGTGTTGCCAATCTATCTGAACTTGAAGAGATAGTGAAGGCATTCCGCTTGATGAATCAATATGCAAAGCGCAGGCGCTTTGTTGTTTCGCGTGAAGAATTACGAGATATGTATGGGAATATTATAGTTGAAAAAGCACATGATATCAATATATCGGTTGTAAAACTGCTTCAGCGAAACTTCAAGCCTGACAATGATTTTAAAATATTCAGCTCAGATGAGGGGATAGCGATAGTTACTAATACTGAATCACCTAATGCAAAGGAATTTTCGTTACAACTTATAGCCACCATTGAAGGAATAGGCGGGGGAATCTATAAACCATTTATTGATATAGTACCAAGCTTTTATGAACTGTTCAAGTTATTTGAAAAGGGGCTATCGCCAAAAATGGTGGTAGTGGGATATATCCCTATAAAACAGGTTGCTCAAGAGGTTTCCATGTATAATGAAATTAAAAAATATGACCCTTATATTAGAATTCTTGATATTACACATGATGAATTAAAACCAAAATCCTTTTTAAAAGGCGCTGTAACATTCCATTTTGACAATACCCATAAAGTGTGGCAAAGATTTTTAACCAAACTAATTCAGGAATACACTAAACCATATTTTATGGAACAAATTACAAGATAATGTAATTCATAGTATGAAACAAAAGGTACTACAGTATTTTGCCATAACACTTTTCATAACAGTTATATGTTGTAGCATACTTATTTCTATTTTATTGAACTTCATTGCACCATACTCATTTATATTTTATTTAACTATACTCTGTACTATTTTGTTAATTTTTCTTTTTGTTTTTACCATAAAAATACATAAAAACCTCTTTGAAGATCAGATTAAAACATTATACTCAATAATTGAAAACTTTAAAAAAGGGATATTCCAGCATAGTGATGAAAAGATAATTAAGGATGGCCCCTTTGGAGGGCTCTATACACAGTTACTAACAGCTTCAAGAAATATTGAAAACATCATTAAATCACAAAAAAGCGAAATTGAAAAGCTCAGAGAACTGTATACTAACATGATGTTTTCAATGAATGCTTACATAGTTGTGATTGATTTAAATAATACTATCATTTTTACCAATGACTCATTTTTAAATAAATTTCAATACACTCCGCTTGAAGTAACAGGCAAAAATATCTCTGAAATTTTTTATTTTTTAACAGGTACTGTATTACAGGCCATTGACGAGATAAAAAAAAGTCATGAATCAATAGTACTGGAAAAAGCTCACCTTATATCTAATAACCGTATCTCCGTTATTGTCAATATTAAATTGTCGTATATGATTTCAAACAATGAGCCTCAAATAATTATGGTAATGGATGATGTGACAAGCAAAACAAAGCGCGACTACCAGATATCGCTCATTACACGGTTATCAGAACAAATACAAAAAGACGACGTGTTAGATCACGTATTGCGTACTATATTAACTGCTGTAACATCCGGTACAGGACTTGGATTCAATCGTGCTATGCTTTTTTTAAAGGATGAAAAAAATAATGTCCTCTATGGACGAATGGCTGTTGGGCCGGATACTCTTGAAGAGGCATTTTCCATCTGGAGCAGTTTGAGCCCTCAAAAAGATAAAGAAATTTTAAGCAGAGGATTAAATGGTGATGACATCCATGGCAAAAAGTTAAAGGAAAAAGTAGAACATGCTTCTTTTGATTTAAATGAACACACTATTTTCACTGAAGCATTTACATCAGGTGAACCCATTCATGTCCAAGATGCGTACAGAGACCATCGTTTGAATGATGAAATACGATCATTCATGGACGTGAATGAATTTGTTGTTGTTCCTCTTATTGCTTTGAATAAAACTATTGGCATTATCATAGCTGATAACAAATTCAATCAAATGCCAATTACCCAGGATAATGTTGATCTTTTAACTGTATTTGCCTATCAGGCAGCATTATCTATAGAAAGCTATAACAACCTGGAGCTTCTTAAAAAAGAAATGGAAAAAATAAAACAGCGCCAAGAAGCCATAGTTGAATCGGAAAAACTGGCTGCCATTGGCCGTATCGCATCACACATTGCTCACGAAATTAGAAATCCTCTTGTGACTGTTGGTGGATACTCACGCAGGATATTCCAGGATGCTAGTGAAAATCCACCTAATGTACAAAAAATAAAAAAAGCTGCACAGATAATAATGACCGAAACCGAGCGGCTTGAAAAAATTCTTGCAAATGTAATGGATTTCACCAGGCCATCTCCTTTTCTGCTGCGGTTTAATAATATCAATGAAATAATCAAAGATACTGCTTCACTGCTTTCCAATCTTTTCCAGGAAAGGCGCGTGGAGCTATCGCTACAACTTCAGGAAGTACCATTAATCAAATCCGATTTTAACCAGATGAAGCAGGTAATGCTCAATCTCTTGCAAAATGCTTTGGACGCAACTCCACCTTACGGTGTGGTGGAAGTTAAAACGTATGCAGATGACAAATATGTGTACATCGAAGTCAGCGATACAGGTACGGGAATAAATGAAGAAAATATTAATATAATATTTGAACCTTTTTATACAACAAAGACTACTGGAGTTGGTCTTGGCCTTGCAATTGTAAAAAAAATTGTAGTTGATCATAACGGGGAAATAAAAGTAGCTAATAAAGAAAGGGGAGCTGTATTTACAATTTCAATACCTCTGCCATAAAATAGTAAAAGTTTACATGATAGTGTATTAAGATAAAAAAATGTTTTTGCTTTTTTTAAACAATGATGTACCTTAGTTAATAGAAATATACATCAGGAGGTTGTTATGAAAAAAATACTGATTGTTGAAGATGAACAGCATCAACGCGAACTGTATGCAATGGAACTCCAGGAAGAAGGATATGACGTTGACCAGGCAGCAAATGGGAAGGAAGCGGTGGATAAAGTCAAAGCTAATAAATATGATTGTGTAGTGCTAGATATTCGCATGCCCGAAATGGATGGCATTGAAGCACTGGGAAAAATCCTATCACGTGATAAAAAGGTCCCCATTATTATCTATACTGCATATTCCAATTATAAAAGCAATTTTATGACCTGGACAGCAGATGCGTATATTACAAAGTCATCCAATTTAAAAGAACTAAAAGATAAAATCAAAGAACTGGTATCAGCACGAAGCTAAATGGAACTGCAGCAGGCACTGAAAAAAACCCTTGTTTTTATCCTTGCCGGTGGGCAGGGCGAGCGCCTTTACCCTTTAACTAAAGACAGGTCAAAGCCCTCTGTCCATTTTGCAGGCACCTACCGAATTATTGATTTTTCATTGAGTAATTGTATCAATTCTGATTTGAGCCGTATTATAGTGCTGACTCAATACAAATCTTTATCGCTTGACCGCCATATTAAAACAGCATGGAATCTTTATTTCAGGGAGTCGGGAAATTTTATTGATGTTGTCCCACCACAGCAGCGCTATGACGAAAACTGGTATCTGGGGACTGCAGATGCCATATTTCAGAATATATATATCATCGAACATCAAAAACCTCATTATACAGTGATACTATCCGGTGATCATATCTACAAAATGGACTATCGAAAAATGCTTAAATATCATATCCAGAAAAATGCAGATATGACTATTGCCGCATGCGAGATGCCAATAGAAGAAGCCAAGCGCTTTGGAGTTCTTGTAACCGATAGCTCCTTACGGGTAGTTGGTTTTGAAGAAAAACCTGCAAACCCAAAACCAGTCCCCGGAAAACCTGACGTTGCATTTGTTTCCATGGGAATTTATATTTTCACAACTGAAAAACTTGTTCGCTACGTATCTGACGATCATAAGCTGGATAGCACAAAAGACTTTGGTAAAGATATTATCCCGCGTATTTTTGCAACCGAGCGCGTGTTTGCTTACGACTACGTTGCCAACGAAGGAGAGCGCGCTTATTGGCGCGATATAGGTACTATCGCCTCATACTATGAAGCCCATAAGGATATCATATCAGTAACACCCATTCTTAACCTGTATGATAAGGAATGGCCTATTCGTACTTATATGGAACAGTGGCCTCCGGCAAAATTTGTCCACAATGAAGAAGGAAGAAGAGGCATTGCAATCAATTCACTCATAGCCAATGGTGCTATCATAAGCGGTGGATATGTGGAAGAATCGGTTATATCACCCGGTGTAAAAGTTAACAGCTATTCAGAAGTTAGAGGAAGCATTATTATGCATGGGACAACTGTTGGGAGGCATGCTAAAATAAAAAATGCTATCATTGATAAAGATAACCATATACCTGAAAATATGCACATTGGCTACAACCTAGAAGAAGACAAAAGGCACTTTACAGTAACCCCTGAAGGTATTGTTGTAATACCCAAAGGCTATCTGCAATAAATTTATCGTAAACCACATATTTGGTGATAGATTAATTAGATATTATTTTGGGAGGAATTGTTCCGTGGAGTGTAATTTTATATTCTGTCTACACAACCATCAACCTGTTGGGAATTTTGACCATGTGTTTAAATGGGCATATGACGACTGCTACAAAAAAACCCTTGATCTTTTATATCAATATCCTGAGTTTAAATTTGCAATCCACAATTCTGGACCCCTCCTTGAATGGATAGAAGATCATGACCCCACATATTGTGATATGCTATCACAGATGGTACAGCGAGGTCAGGTTGAAATTATTGGCGGTGGATTTTATGAACCTATTTTTTCCATTATAAGCGAAGATGACATCCATGGACATATTGCCCTTATGCAGAATTTCTGCAAAAATCGCTTTGGTGTTGAGCCTGTTGGCTTCTGGACAGCTGAACGTGTATGGGATCCTGATATCCCCCGGCTGGTTTATGACTTTAAATTACAATACACTTTGCTAGATGATATTCATTTCCGTTATGCAGGAATACCTGAAAGTGGCCTGTATGGCTATTACATTACCGAGCGATTACTGAAGCCCCTTAGGGTATTCCCAATTGATAAATTCCTGCGCTATTCAATACCATTCAAATTGCCTCAAGAAACCATAGATTATTTCAAACGTCAATGCGATAGATACGGCAATTGCGCATTTGTATATGGAGATGATGGTGAAAAGTTTGGTGTATGGCCACATACCTATCAATGGGTTTTTGAAGAAAAATGGCTACAAAATTTTATAGAAGCAATTCTAAAAGAAAAATTCATAAATCTTATTCATCCTAAAGATTACATTAAGCAGTACCCACCCATAGACAGAGTATATCTCACTCAGGGCAGCTACTATGAAATGTCTGAATGGGCTCTGCCTGCTGAAAGTGCTGCAGAACTTGTAAGGATTCATAATGAAATTAAATCTGCTGGCAGGGAAAAAGAATTTTATCCATTTTTAAAAGGTGGTGTGTGGAACAATTTTTTAAACAAATATCCTGAATCAAATGCCATAAATAAACGCACCCTCTATCTTTCTCGTGAGATCATAAGTCATGAAATGAAAACAGGAAAAGACCTTTCTAAAGCAAAAATTGAAATATATAAAGCACAATGCAATTGTGCCTACTGGCATGGGCTTTTTGGCGGTATCTATCTCACACACCTCCGAGGTGCACTGTATGAACATATTTGTGCCAGCGAAGAAATTCTCTTCACCCATAAGAAGATAGACAAACCTGAGATAATTGCAAATGATTTCCGCA encodes:
- the prmC gene encoding peptide chain release factor N(5)-glutamine methyltransferase; the encoded protein is MSDTIINNTIIHAIGNATKLLEDISATPRLDAEILMAHALGIERHKLFLFYKTIPKKSVITKFQRLLSRRLKSEPIAYIVGYKEFYSLPFKVNRHVLIPRPETELVVDCAIYYAPQHAHILDIGTGSGAIAIAIKYNRPDCLVWATDISANALSIAKKNATTILGKNKITFLQSNLFDSLPPMTFEIIVSNPPYINHETYTLLQKDIHYEPQEALVAPDNGFGIIRLILENAGNYLSDNGCVILEIGENLVTQIHECALRFNYSLSILNDYAGLPRIAIVKKISTSAKL
- the nth gene encoding endonuclease III, giving the protein MIDRATSKKIINILKKHYQIVPPLRYNNLYQLCVAVVLSAQTTDNQVNMVTPSLFTIYPDFASLAQADIHDVEKIIKPTGFYHNKARHIITLARTIIDTFNGVVPGTREDLMKLPGVGRKSANVILAFGFGIPAIPVDTHVARVASRMGYAETRKPVEIEKKLMESIPRSNWIEVHLLFIYHGRTVCSARNPKCSSCPVILYCRYENKNL
- a CDS encoding XTP/dITP diphosphatase, which produces MEIVVATRNKGKMKEIMAYGLPSITFASLENYFTIGDIEETGSTFEENALIKARYVCKVTGLPALADDSGLIVDALNGEPGVYSARYGNLKTDEERYMLLLQKMNTVPDHKRTARFVCVMALVFPDGREYIEQGVCEGFITKEPLGDQGFGYDPVFYLPEFGKTMAQLPLEVKNSISHRAQALKKIKNVLEKIVRE
- a CDS encoding ATP-binding protein, which gives rise to MKQKVLQYFAITLFITVICCSILISILLNFIAPYSFIFYLTILCTILLIFLFVFTIKIHKNLFEDQIKTLYSIIENFKKGIFQHSDEKIIKDGPFGGLYTQLLTASRNIENIIKSQKSEIEKLRELYTNMMFSMNAYIVVIDLNNTIIFTNDSFLNKFQYTPLEVTGKNISEIFYFLTGTVLQAIDEIKKSHESIVLEKAHLISNNRISVIVNIKLSYMISNNEPQIIMVMDDVTSKTKRDYQISLITRLSEQIQKDDVLDHVLRTILTAVTSGTGLGFNRAMLFLKDEKNNVLYGRMAVGPDTLEEAFSIWSSLSPQKDKEILSRGLNGDDIHGKKLKEKVEHASFDLNEHTIFTEAFTSGEPIHVQDAYRDHRLNDEIRSFMDVNEFVVVPLIALNKTIGIIIADNKFNQMPITQDNVDLLTVFAYQAALSIESYNNLELLKKEMEKIKQRQEAIVESEKLAAIGRIASHIAHEIRNPLVTVGGYSRRIFQDASENPPNVQKIKKAAQIIMTETERLEKILANVMDFTRPSPFLLRFNNINEIIKDTASLLSNLFQERRVELSLQLQEVPLIKSDFNQMKQVMLNLLQNALDATPPYGVVEVKTYADDKYVYIEVSDTGTGINEENINIIFEPFYTTKTTGVGLGLAIVKKIVVDHNGEIKVANKERGAVFTISIPLP
- a CDS encoding response regulator: MKKILIVEDEQHQRELYAMELQEEGYDVDQAANGKEAVDKVKANKYDCVVLDIRMPEMDGIEALGKILSRDKKVPIIIYTAYSNYKSNFMTWTADAYITKSSNLKELKDKIKELVSARS
- the glgC gene encoding glucose-1-phosphate adenylyltransferase; this translates as MELQQALKKTLVFILAGGQGERLYPLTKDRSKPSVHFAGTYRIIDFSLSNCINSDLSRIIVLTQYKSLSLDRHIKTAWNLYFRESGNFIDVVPPQQRYDENWYLGTADAIFQNIYIIEHQKPHYTVILSGDHIYKMDYRKMLKYHIQKNADMTIAACEMPIEEAKRFGVLVTDSSLRVVGFEEKPANPKPVPGKPDVAFVSMGIYIFTTEKLVRYVSDDHKLDSTKDFGKDIIPRIFATERVFAYDYVANEGERAYWRDIGTIASYYEAHKDIISVTPILNLYDKEWPIRTYMEQWPPAKFVHNEEGRRGIAINSLIANGAIISGGYVEESVISPGVKVNSYSEVRGSIIMHGTTVGRHAKIKNAIIDKDNHIPENMHIGYNLEEDKRHFTVTPEGIVVIPKGYLQ
- a CDS encoding DUF1926 domain-containing protein, with amino-acid sequence MECNFIFCLHNHQPVGNFDHVFKWAYDDCYKKTLDLLYQYPEFKFAIHNSGPLLEWIEDHDPTYCDMLSQMVQRGQVEIIGGGFYEPIFSIISEDDIHGHIALMQNFCKNRFGVEPVGFWTAERVWDPDIPRLVYDFKLQYTLLDDIHFRYAGIPESGLYGYYITERLLKPLRVFPIDKFLRYSIPFKLPQETIDYFKRQCDRYGNCAFVYGDDGEKFGVWPHTYQWVFEEKWLQNFIEAILKEKFINLIHPKDYIKQYPPIDRVYLTQGSYYEMSEWALPAESAAELVRIHNEIKSAGREKEFYPFLKGGVWNNFLNKYPESNAINKRTLYLSREIISHEMKTGKDLSKAKIEIYKAQCNCAYWHGLFGGIYLTHLRGALYEHICASEEILFTHKKIDKPEIIANDFRNEGSDQIFMRNSSCSILVNPSFGASISEFSNRTKRVNAFDVIARRKEAYHQILEQLNEDDLNNDSVKSIHDMVMVKEKGLKRYLVYDSSRRYSCKELLFTSMPSAEELMFNTIRYTDCSQYPYAYSITNNSIICDSTCSPLPAITKTITIHDIDPIVTVHYTISKYSGILGIECNVNMRAPHAKECYYSIEGLSEEDSYLDSIGKSENISQCAIVDNNRNVTFNLQISKPVTLLRYPLYTVSQSDSGFEKNYQGSCIVLCINVDSTLEIDLTMSLL